The genomic interval CTCGAATCACAAGCCAAAAAATGCTATCAGGACATCCCAAAttagtaatattaaaatataaatgaattacCTCTTTCCTATCTTGGGGCTTCTTCCAAagcttatttttttaccccatcTCTCGCATACAATGCAGCCAATTTGATCTTTACAGTCCGAGTCTCCTTTTTTTCAATATGAAATGTAAATTCATGTGAAAAAGCATgctccttcttttttttaaatttggcttCCTTCCATTGACGGAGCGTGGCCAAGTGTCATCTGGTTTGAACTTCTTTTTCGCAGCATTTGGCAGTGAAGAAACTGACAGTTCATGTGTTGCGAGAAAGGTGGCGGGACTCTCGGGCACAAGCTGCACCGCCCATCTTTCGTCCAATTTCAAATGTCATTCAAGTGGTTTGTTTGAGAAGAAGAGCCCAGCCGTCAAGGGAGGAAAAACAGGAAGTGCTGGAAATGGTCAAAATTCTGCGGACGGTGAGTCACAGAAAAATCTGTGTTCATTAATAAATGCATGCTGGTGCGCGTCAACACTTGTAGAAGTAAGTGGCTCTCACTGATGAGGACATTGCTTTGTGCCTGTTATTTGAATGTACCATGTATGAAGCTGAGTGGGAACAAATTGCACCTGTCTTGATTTACGGCTTGTTTTTACAGCAGCTCCCTGTAAAAAACAGCTTTTCTACAAATTAGTCTTTGCCTTGGTGGAGCTTCCGGAAACTGGACTGGTCACTAGACAAAAACTGGTTGGGCAAAATCTTGCTTGAAGGAACACCAAACACTCTTTTCAATTTTCTTATGATTCTTTCATCTAAAGATATTAATGTACAACAAGAAATAGCACTCCATCACAAAGTCAAATGATCTGACAGAGCCCCTTTAAAATAAAGTTATAGAAAGAACCTTGTGCTGAAGTGAAGGAGCAGGTCTAAGGAATCAAAAGCCATCTAGCCTAGAAAGACGTCTCCATAGATATTTGACCCTTCTGCTTTATTGATGGCCGCCCGGTCGATGAGTTCAGGGAAGTAGACACCCACGCAGGCGTTAACAGCCTCCATCACCGCAGCGGGGAGAGATCTCATTTTGTCTTCGTGCTCCTTCAGAGCCTCCTGATTAAGCTACAGACACACAGATGGAggttaaaaatgacacaaaaggaCACGGGCTGCTTTCCTATCTCCTTCAGTTGTTGATAACATCTTCCTTTTTATGTGCGCGTCAAGATTGAAAAGGCTGTCGTTGCCTTCTGAATCACTCGGGTGAATTCATTGTGACTAAAGAGGCATGTCCAAATTGTTGATTTCCCCAAATTTTATGAGTCGGCTCACAATCTGGCAAATTAGCAGGTTGACTTGGCGTGACAGCGACTCAAATGAAACCGTGTGGATTCAAAAAGCCTGTTTGCAGCCTCTACAATTCAATTGCGTGAAATGCAAATGTCCTAGTTAGTGACTTCAAGGTCTTCTCTGATGGCCTAATCACCATCTGACCCAATTTAcatgaaattaaataaaagatgcTATGAAATACGACGGacagcaagtgactttaaaatgatagcgGGTCATACTTAGGACacaaatgaattgaaattaCATTTGTGTTGATTagcgtattttgctgtttaatagtcCAAGTCCAGTCCAAATGAGACATGCTCTCTATCTATCATTCACACTCCTGTCATTGTCTAAAACTATTCAACAAAGAAAATGTGTCATAGAACAGCAAGATGATGACTGATCATGAtaattaaacattgtttgaaGTGCACGCCCTCACTCAATATCTTACAGTAGTAAACACGTACGTTTGTATTCAAAACGCACTGTTATGACATCATTCTCCCCCTCCCAAAAAGAGCCGAGGGGAGAATTACAGTCACTAGGATGAGAAAAAGCAGTGTGAATTTGAGACAGGAgggttttaataaaaataagaggAGTGATCCCAACCTCCACATGAACTCGAGCTCGGTAAGTGTGAGGGGGAAAAAGCAGTTTAATTTGTACCTGATTAGTGAGAGCCTTGATCTCCTCCAGCGTCAGCGCCTGTTTTGCCATCAGAGTCTCTTGCTGCATGCCATACTCAAAAGACTGtccagaaaaaggaaaaaaagcataaatgtAATTTCCCACAACACGAACGAAATTCCAAACGCTTTGCAAAAGAAAAGCACTCATGCAAATTGGCCAAAAGATGCATGCAAATAGCTacaacacaaatgcaaatagCTACAACACCAATACAAATAGCATAACACAAACTTCAATTTCCTAAAACACGAATTGCCTGTTATTTGgtctcaaataaaaaatataaaaaagaagtTGAAAACTTGAAAAAATCCACTTCTGTGTTGTCTGTTGGCATTCGTGCTGTGACTTTTTACATTTGCGTTACGGGCAATGAGAGTTTGTGTTGTGGCCATTTGCATTCatggttttcttttaaaaagcattttaatgcaaatgtttcttttttttagttagcGTGTGGGTAAGTCTATCTGAATTGAAGCGCAGTCCAAGGATAAAACCTGGGCATGAGAAATAATACGTTTAAGTCGTGGCAGGTCATGCTTCGGCAACTTATTGACAGAGGCCTAATTGTACACGGTCGATGGTGGGGCTCTGCTGATTAAACATCTTACGGTGTTAAGAATACCCGCTGAATTTAATGAGCCAACGTTGATTTAATGGGACGATATGAGGTTCTCTGAGTACAGATGAGGACGCTTAGAGTGGAGGGGTGAAGGAATGAGTTAAGTTCACCCCAAACACTACGTGTCTGAATCTTGATGAGCGAAACGAGGAGCGCTCGCTGAGTCAAAAGCAACACGTGGATGAGCCATCTTGCCGTAAACAGCCTCTGAGTAATGCACCAGCCAGGACCAGAGTCGGAGAAACTGCCTGCTTACAGTACGTACGTACTGTACATCTGTCAGTAAACAACTTGTTGCAGATGTGTGTCAGGATGACACGCAAAGGCTGATTTGATTTTTCAAATCACAAGACCATCCGCCTCTTTGTTACCATAGTTACAATTGTATGTGTCGGATGGAGATGAGTCAGACGTCACATTAACCTTTCGGTACACTCGCGTGTCTGTTGGGCGTCAAGCGTCATGCTTATTTCTATCAAAAAGCAAAATGTTAACTATGCAGAATTAACAGATTACATTAATTGGGGGTCAATAAGGTTAGAAATGAGGGTAGCACCTATCACATATTAGATAATACTGATTAAAAGATAGATTGTGGCAACAGCTTGACAACACTGacctttaatttcatttttattaaaggCCATGGTaggttatttttatattatttggtcaaaagatatattttttgccAATCCTGTatagacatttttatttaattcatgtTAAAGCGTACCTCCAGTGGTCAGTTGGAAAATATCTAGTTTATAAGGAAAAATTGCGACccaatgtgtttatgttacTTTTGGGAttaaagttttttaaaattaattttctgCACGAGGCACCGTGACAGTATAGGCGGAGCGACATATTTACTCAATCAGTCGAGGACAGCAGGAGGCAAAATCATGATGCAGAATCACCCCTAGTTAGTTAGCTAGCTCGGTGCTAGAAAGCTAGATAAGAttatcaattctggttgtgatgtcacaaccagaattgccgggaaaaaagtgggcgttctccaatgcattgttttgggtggaataaCTATAAAATGGTTTTGAAAGAAAGCCAGATTTTAGTAGCAAATGAATTTTCAACATGCTcaccatttcatagcacctttaaatCCTGTgcttcatgtgttttttttttcatacttacCACATATTTAGATTCATCAAGCGCATCCAACAATTCTTTCCTGGTTGACTTTTTCAACCTGAGAAGGCAAACATTGATTAAATAAACTTGCCCTTGTCCTGCATTTCAATTTCATACAACactgattcatttgattttaggGTTTTTAAAGTTATATACAACTTACTTGTCTTTCTGTCTGGAAGATTTAGCCTTTTTCTTGTTCTCTCTGATTTCTCTGCAAAAAAACCATTAAGAAAGGATCatttttctgattaaaaaaaacaaaattacccTAGAaactacttttttcccctttaaaccACTGCTGCGGTGACGACGTGACCTTTTCTCCAGTCTGAAAGGAGCGCTTCAATGTGTCGTTATAGTGTCAACGTGAAGTGCGAGAATAGTGCAGCTGAACGCTGCTGTTTAAACACCCTCTTGATAATAGCTATCCTGAGATAACCACATGCCATCTGGGGACTTTGGACACAGAGGACACACACATTCATGGACGGGAATACACACACGGACAAACGCAATAAGAAGATTTAAGGAACCACGCGgtgattcatttattattagaaGTTTTCTCATTCCAAAATGTCAGGTGTTTCACCTCAGCGCACCTCCATCTCGCACACTAACAACACAGGGAGTCTTTAATCCCAAACACAGATTAGGAGAACTCAGCGTGGCCCAGATGTACCACGGGACGCACCTTTCCAAGGTCTTCAGTTCGATGCTGTGTCTCTCATTGGCCATCTCCATCAGTTTAGCCAATCTCTGCCACATCATAAATAGAATCAgtcgagatgcgagaaacatacactagcatgtacaatatgatatatatttatataaactgCAGCCAGCCCCCCCGTTTTTATTGGCCCGAAGcaaaatattgttaaatatgGCCCGCAAAATAATCTTCAGTTCAGTCTTCATTCCATTGCCTTTCTCagatttaacactagatggagttaGTCAATTAAACAGTGCTTGTCCATTATTTCCAGCCATTgtattgctgtttttttacaGCTGTTTATCCCTataataaaattttaaataccTTTTCCATTCAAATATTTACAGCCATGAACTTACACTTTTTACCTGCTAATAAATTAGCTTTGTATTTTTATGACTGCAATGATTTGAATCTGGAAGAGATTATTGAAACctttatttgtaattattttttaaaatctgattccaaatttattatatttgtcttaaacaaatgatttaaaaaagaagtcTAGGATTCTAGGTCTATACCATTTTAGTTCCCCTTTCCTAGAGCGTACATTTTGGTTAACATTACCAGAAAGCCAGAATAAGGTAGCCTAAGTGACTTTAACGACTAACCTCTATGGCAAACtgttctttcttcttcttcagttgATCCGACTGTTCCATATAAAGAGCGTGCAGCTCGGCCTGCATATTTTCCTTGTGCTTCTGGGCCGATTTCGGGCTAGAATCCAAAACGCTTCCTCCTTTTGGGGTCGTTCTGGACAATGGGAAAAGATTTGATCAGGTCTCCAACacacactggaaaaaaatatttatattcaaaGGTGTGCATATGAAAAATCCCTAGTTAGGACGCATTTTATGGCAATTTCAAAATCCACAGCATATGTGTAGTTAGGAGCCAAGTTTGTTTGACAACAACTTTTAAAGCTTTGCTGATGAATTGAAAAACAAGTTTGTGAGTGACTCAAATGTCCTtgagagaaacaaacaaaaaaaagccatgtcaAATAAATCCACGCACTCTTTTTTCTTCAACGAGACCTTCTTCTTGCAGGCCTTGAAAAGATCGGAATATTTCTGGCTCAGATCTTCCGTTTTGCGCTGATACTTCTTCTCCACTTCTTTCATCTCTTTCTCCTGATGCTTGATGGCCTTCAGGTAGCTTTTGTGTTCTGTTAGTGCTGATGTTGTCAGAGTGGATGTTTCTACAGTACAAGCAAACATTGCTGTACTCATCTCAAGAGGATGTTTTGacaataaacattttatttaggaataaagcaAATACCTTCCGTAAAAACTGAAGACGATTCATCTGGTGCCACGTGACCTTCTGATGTGCTTAATAAACTGGGCTCTCCTTGAACCTCTTCTTCCTCCAGTTCATCACTTGACATCAACTCACAGGTACTCCACGCCCCCGTGTCGTTGGTGGTCGTCTCCTCATGGACGACGTCACCCTCGGCGACAATCTCCTCACCATGAGGCGTCTCAAATGCAGAACTTTCAGGTTCAGAGTCCAGACGAAGGGTTTCAGGTTGCGTCGTTTTGGGCGAGTTCTCTTCTgcggcttcttcttcttctcttgttTCAAGCGAAGCAACCTGTGATGGTGATTCAGCGCCCTCAATTATGGAGGGTCTTGGTTCCAAAAGCGCAATTTCTACCAGAAAGGACAAGAGTGATCAAGCCACTTTTCTAGAAAGAATTGTAAGACATTTACTTTCAGAAAGAGTTTTACCTGTTGCTTCCTTTGCTTTTGTCACTTCAGTTTGAGGCGCAAAGGGCAGCTCATAAGGAGAAATGTAGTCTGCGGATGACTGCGTTCAAAAATAGAAAGTTATGTCATAGAGTGATGATTGGTTTTAATAATTGggatggtaattaaaaaaaaaatctaactatttggacacccctgtattAGGatgaaatgtaaatgtaaatgtaggCATGCACACTTTTTCTTACCTCTTTAGCAGTCCTTGACTGAGTTGCCTTTTCAGTCCCCTTGGTTGGGTTGAATAGAGCATCTGTGAACTCTGAGTCATAACATTGGTTATTTATcagtaaaaaaatgatgcaagtTCATAACCAAGCGAATAAGTTCCTCTTTTAAAACCCATCTGGCACTGCGTTTAATGAGCATGAAAGgcgaaataaaataagaaaagacACCTGCAAAAGCAGCAGGGATGTAGTCCTTCACCTCGATGTACACGAACAGAGCAGGCAGGGTGAGTGGAATGTTGCTTTCACTGCGTAGACAGATGTGATGGAAGCCTGCAGGAACAAATTTGGGTCACAAGATCGGATCTGATTCAGTAGCTGCGTAGGTTTTGGGTAAGATCGTAATTTTAGGCTGCTGTAAATTGAATTGGATGACATTGAAAatgtaaattgcacattttaatTGCAAGTTGAAACTGTTTTCTTTGGACTGACCTGACTGAATGGCGTCGAGAGGAATGATTCTATGACCGAGGAATTTTCCATTTTCTTCATGGACTGCCATTCGGAGAGAAGCCATTTCCGGGAGGAGAAtctaacaacaataatattggATAGTTGATCAATGTGTATTAATATAAAAGTAAGAATAAATCTACACACATGCTTTATGAACTTGTTAAGTGAACAGCCATGTACCTTATCAAAAAGAAATGGCTCCTCATTCCATACGGGGTTAATGGAGTTGGGTGTAGTGGACCACTTGGTGCGATATTTCTTCTTGGGGTCTCCTGGCAACCCAATGATCTCCACTTCAACTCCAGTTTTTACACTCTTGTCAGACAGAAACTGTCCTGAATAGATCTGGTgagaagatttttttatttatgtataccaGACATGcatggaatttttaaaaatcaaactatgTATAAAgggaaagcattttttttctctcccaggAACAAGAAAATACCTTCTGTAAAACAGTTTTTGTCTTTCCTTAATGTCTTTTACGTGGTCTACTAAaaacatgtctttttttaaccatatataaacatttatttctcTAGAACTATCCGCCATTTTCTTGatattatttttccccccgttaaTTAAATGTTAATGAAGAAGAAGATAGTGCTGTTGTAGCCACAAAGGTGTGTATCACCATCGTTGAGAATTTGGGGGGCGAAATGACTTAGTGTCAatctttttcccatttttaaattgatttgccCAATCCGAGATACGTTagtttatattttctttaatatcAAGTTAAATACTTTTTTCAAGCTGTGGCTgcagagccacatgtggctcttaatTTACATGCACATCTATTCattggaatggacgtctatcactgtgaGAAATTCTTCAAAATAGCAGACGTTTTTGTGGCAAGTTTGCAAAATTAAATCAgcttttatttgaattattattaatgattaGTTGATACTTACTATAGGTTTGCTTACAATGCTACAAACTTGCCTTGATGGTCAGAGTGATGGCCACAACCGTGTCAATCCTGTCACAGAATGGGTCAAACTTCTTGTCCCCGCGTCTCAGGACATCGTGTTTGAGTAGGTAGCCCGTCCTCCCGTTAAATTCAAACCAAGACATGTTCAGCTGCATGGGGAAGTCTGAAAAAGACAAATGGAGAGTTTGAAGGCCTTGCAGGTGGTTTGACAAACGCAGCACAGAAGAGTGTTGAAAAGGCGCAACACTGCCTTACAGTGGTGGAAGCCAGAAATGTTGACCAATTAAATATACGTACATCATGGCTATCAGAGGGGGTGTTCACACTTTTGTCTTCTGTGGCCGCAAtgcattttggattattttgtggGCAAAACTGATATTTTCTTGGTTTGGACTCCCCTGAACTGGAGTTTCAAGTGAATCTACATTGTTCTTACCCATTGTCTGATAGTTGAGAGCCACCATTTGGcaacccacattccaaaagttCTGGGGGTTGAAATTGGACGAGTCCATTCTTGTTCCTTTAGGGTAGATCCTGCTCATCTGCCTTTTGTTATATCTGACAATTAGTAGTGTTAAGGAGTCAAAGAATTCATTTCATATTGCTTTTATATTTTAGAGCAGCAGTGTCCAAGCATTTTT from Stigmatopora argus isolate UIUO_Sarg chromosome 15, RoL_Sarg_1.0, whole genome shotgun sequence carries:
- the plcb2 gene encoding LOW QUALITY PROTEIN: 1-phosphatidylinositol 4,5-bisphosphate phosphodiesterase beta-2 (The sequence of the model RefSeq protein was modified relative to this genomic sequence to represent the inferred CDS: substituted 1 base at 1 genomic stop codon) codes for the protein MDKKRYFLESPIVKDYMVKGERFTKWSEDSTKTVPITMKMDTKGFYLYWTNQSKETTFLDVATIRDTRTGKYAKLPKHPKVRNVFNLDFPESNHMAKTLTVVSGLDMVNLTFHNFFASKDKMTQNWANDILAIAYNTARNNACRQIFLDKIYVRICLQTNKDGKIPVKNIYKMFPADKKRVESALVSAHLPKGKFDNMKADVFTETAFKNFLSHLCPRPEIYEIFTSYSNKPTMTKEKFNKFLNEKQRDSRLNEELFPRLRQDQIKALMTKYETCNNNCNRGLITPEALLSFLMGPENSVVMQDKLARCHDMTRPLTHYFINSSHNTYLTAGQFSGVSSPEMYRQCLLSGCRCLELDCWKGKPPEEEPIITHGFTMTTEILFKDVIEAIAESAFKTSPFPVILSFENHVDSVKQQEKMANYCKTIFGSALLTEPLEKYPLNPGQQIPSPSELMGKILIKNKKGSQENSNHITKTSDAVTNEQTTFAQYPDSFNATSLENQGIRIRLIPKXIMSQPQMNFHRYYPLFTEGDTAAGDNEEQEDTEEQDEEKMKTCDEGTAGQEVTAYEAMSSLVNYIQPNKFISFDNARKKDKSYVISSFVETKGEAMIAKTAVEFVEYNKRQMSRIYPKGTRMDSSNFNPQNFWNVGCQMVALNYQTMDFPMQLNMSWFEFNGRTGYLLKHDVLRRGDKKFDPFCDRIDTVVAITLTIKIYSGQFLSDKSVKTGVEVEIIGLPGDPKKKYRTKWSTTPNSINPVWNEEPFLFDKILLPEMASLRMAVHEENGKFLGHRIIPLDAIQSGFHHICLRSESNIPLTLPALFVYIEVKDYIPAAFAEFTDALFNPTKGTEKATQSRTAKESSADYISPYELPFAPQTEVTKAKEATEIALLEPRPSIIEGAESPSQVASLETREEEEAAEENSPKTTQPETLRLDSEPESSAFETPHGEEIVAEGDVVHEETTTNDTGAWSTCELMSSDELEEEEVQGEPSLLSTSEGHVAPDESSSVFTEETSTLTTSALTEHKSYLKAIKHQEKEMKEVEKKYQRKTEDLSQKYSDLFKACKKKVSLKKKETTPKGGSVLDSSPKSAQKHKENMQAELHALYMEQSDQLKKKKEQFAIERLAKLMEMANERHSIELKTLEREIRENKKKAKSSRQKDKLKKSTRKELLDALDESKYVSFEYGMQQETLMAKQALTLEEIKALTNQLNQEALKEHEDKMRSLPAAVMEAVNACVGVYFPELIDRAAINKAEGSNIYGDVFLG